Proteins co-encoded in one Limimonas halophila genomic window:
- a CDS encoding LptA/OstA family protein encodes MTAPRLLAAALALLLPAAAWAQTSTLEIDRDLRITAEESLEWHRTEQTYVARGNAVARHKDQRLSADKLVAFYREAGDDGEGDSEADGGLLGAGNTEIYRVEATGGVRVTTPSATVMGARGIYDLNEPVVVMLGDDLRLETENGATVTAEDRLEFWPGRDLAVARGNAVATSGDRELRARVIQAVFTGEGEARELTRLEAFDNVRIRLADGNARAETGVYETGADVAELFGSVRLERGGTRLQGGYARVDMASGRSELRAAAPEGDAETGVRGLIEKPTVEPASEGAGNSG; translated from the coding sequence GTGACCGCGCCACGCTTGCTCGCCGCTGCACTCGCGCTGCTGCTGCCCGCCGCCGCCTGGGCGCAGACCAGCACCCTGGAGATCGACCGCGATCTGCGCATCACGGCGGAAGAAAGCCTGGAATGGCACCGCACGGAGCAGACCTACGTCGCCCGCGGCAACGCCGTCGCCCGGCACAAGGATCAACGGCTCAGCGCCGACAAGCTGGTCGCCTTCTACCGCGAGGCGGGCGATGACGGCGAGGGCGACAGCGAGGCGGATGGCGGCCTGCTGGGCGCCGGCAACACCGAGATCTACCGCGTGGAGGCAACCGGGGGCGTCCGCGTCACCACGCCCAGCGCCACCGTGATGGGGGCGCGCGGCATCTACGACCTGAACGAGCCCGTCGTCGTCATGCTGGGCGACGACCTGCGCCTGGAAACCGAGAACGGCGCCACGGTCACCGCCGAGGACAGGCTGGAATTCTGGCCCGGGCGCGATCTCGCCGTGGCCCGCGGCAACGCCGTCGCCACCAGCGGTGACCGTGAACTGCGCGCCCGCGTGATCCAGGCCGTGTTCACGGGCGAGGGCGAGGCGCGCGAGCTGACGCGCCTGGAGGCCTTCGACAACGTTCGCATCCGCCTGGCCGACGGCAACGCGCGCGCCGAAACCGGCGTGTACGAAACGGGCGCCGACGTCGCCGAACTGTTCGGCTCGGTGCGCCTGGAGCGCGGGGGCACGCGCCTGCAGGGCGGCTACGCGCGCGTCGATATGGCCTCCGGCCGCAGCGAGTTGCGCGCCGCCGCGCCCGAAGGTGACGCCGAGACCGGGGTGCGGGGTTTGATCGAGAAGCCCACCGTCGAGCCGGCGTCCGAAGGCGCCGGGAATTCGGGCTGA
- the lptB gene encoding LPS export ABC transporter ATP-binding protein, with the protein MRQGTDEAGIEEGRPLAPDAAGGGESVLTDQADGRSAPRALAERTGFAAIDIAKSFRKRPVLRGVTVAVQRGEAVGLLGPNGAGKTTCFYIMTGLLTPDQGWVTLDGHDVTDLPMYRRARLGIGYLPQEPSIFRGLTVEQNIRAVLEVVQPGRKRRRQLLDELLEEFAITHLRGTSAAALSGGERRRAEIARALASQPSFILLDEPLAGIDPIAVGEIRELVKHLKERGIGVLITDHNVRETLDIVDRAYILHEGHVLMEGSPAEIVAHEDVRRVYLGERFSL; encoded by the coding sequence ATGCGCCAGGGGACCGACGAGGCCGGGATCGAAGAGGGGCGCCCGCTGGCGCCGGACGCCGCCGGCGGCGGGGAGTCCGTGCTCACCGATCAGGCGGACGGCCGCTCGGCCCCGCGCGCCCTGGCCGAGCGCACGGGCTTCGCCGCCATCGACATCGCCAAGAGCTTCCGCAAGCGCCCCGTCCTGCGCGGGGTAACGGTCGCCGTTCAGCGCGGCGAGGCCGTGGGCTTGCTGGGCCCCAATGGGGCGGGCAAGACCACCTGCTTCTACATCATGACCGGGCTGCTGACCCCGGATCAGGGCTGGGTGACCCTGGACGGCCACGACGTCACCGACCTGCCGATGTACCGCCGCGCGCGCCTGGGCATCGGCTACCTGCCGCAGGAACCCTCGATCTTCCGCGGCTTGACGGTGGAGCAGAACATCCGCGCCGTGCTGGAGGTGGTCCAGCCCGGCCGCAAGCGCCGACGCCAACTGCTGGACGAGCTGCTGGAAGAGTTCGCGATCACCCACCTACGGGGCACCTCGGCCGCGGCGCTCTCCGGCGGCGAGCGGCGGCGCGCCGAGATCGCCCGCGCCCTGGCGTCGCAGCCCAGCTTCATCCTGCTGGACGAGCCGCTCGCCGGCATCGACCCCATCGCCGTGGGCGAGATCCGCGAACTGGTGAAGCACCTCAAGGAACGGGGGATCGGGGTCCTCATTACGGATCACAACGTCCGCGAGACCCTGGACATCGTGGACCGGGCGTACATCCTTCACGAGGGCCACGTGCTCATGGAGGGCTCGCCCGCCGAGATCGTGGCGCACGAGGACGTCCGCCGCGTTTACCTCGGGGAAAGGTTCAGCTTGTGA
- the rpoN gene encoding RNA polymerase factor sigma-54: MAISQRLEVRQSQSLVMTPQLQQAIKLLQYANLDLAAYVDQEVEQNPLLEHAASEETERDVAPAESRRGDEDDLDDRGGDAGDWDGAPPQLADWSRMPAGGGSDDDGGIASFEQRLADSVTLRDHLLNQALPLVADARERAIAESLVDNLDEAGYLAAGVDELAALLGTDAEAVESVRQRLLGLDPTGVFARSLAECLSAQLRERDRLDPAMQALMDNLALVEDRQFDRLRRLCGVEADDLSDMLAELRALDPRPALAFGGGTAQTVVPDILMHRHPDGGFTVELNRDTLPRVLVNNRYYARIAAEARSKDDTRYLNERLQSANWLTRALDQRAQTILRVTREIVRRQHLFFVKGIEFLRPMTLREVAESVDMHESTVSRVTANKHIATPRGTFELKSFFTAAIQGSDGQAHSAEAVRHRIKALIDAETPGKVLSDDRIVTILRGEGIDIARRTVAKYRESMGIPSSSRRKRAKAAAS; this comes from the coding sequence ATGGCGATCAGCCAGCGGCTGGAGGTGCGGCAGAGCCAGTCCCTGGTGATGACGCCGCAGCTTCAGCAGGCGATCAAGCTGCTGCAGTACGCGAACCTGGACCTGGCGGCCTACGTCGATCAGGAGGTCGAGCAGAACCCCCTGCTCGAACACGCCGCCTCCGAGGAGACGGAGCGCGACGTGGCGCCGGCCGAGTCCCGGCGCGGCGACGAGGACGACCTGGACGACCGCGGCGGCGATGCCGGCGACTGGGACGGGGCGCCGCCCCAGCTTGCCGACTGGTCGCGCATGCCGGCCGGTGGCGGTAGCGACGACGACGGCGGGATCGCCAGCTTCGAGCAGCGGCTCGCCGACTCCGTCACGCTGCGCGATCACCTGCTGAACCAAGCGCTGCCGCTGGTCGCCGACGCGCGCGAGCGCGCCATCGCGGAAAGCCTCGTCGACAACCTGGACGAAGCGGGCTACCTCGCCGCCGGCGTGGACGAGCTGGCGGCGCTGCTGGGCACGGACGCCGAGGCCGTGGAGTCCGTACGCCAACGCCTGCTGGGGCTCGACCCGACGGGCGTGTTCGCCCGCTCGCTGGCCGAGTGCCTGAGCGCGCAGCTGCGCGAGCGCGACCGCCTGGACCCGGCGATGCAGGCGCTGATGGACAACCTGGCGCTGGTGGAGGACCGGCAGTTCGACCGCCTGCGCCGCCTGTGCGGCGTCGAGGCGGACGACCTTTCGGACATGCTGGCGGAGCTGCGCGCGCTCGATCCCCGGCCGGCGCTGGCCTTCGGCGGCGGCACGGCGCAGACGGTGGTGCCCGACATCCTGATGCACCGCCACCCCGACGGCGGCTTCACCGTGGAGCTGAACCGCGACACCCTGCCGCGCGTGCTGGTGAACAACCGCTACTACGCCCGCATCGCCGCCGAGGCGCGCAGCAAGGACGACACGCGCTACCTCAACGAGCGCCTGCAATCGGCCAACTGGCTGACGCGCGCGCTGGACCAGCGGGCGCAGACCATCCTGCGGGTGACGCGCGAGATCGTGCGCCGCCAGCACCTCTTCTTCGTCAAGGGGATCGAGTTCCTGCGCCCCATGACGCTGCGCGAGGTGGCGGAAAGCGTGGACATGCACGAGTCCACCGTTTCGCGCGTGACGGCCAACAAGCACATCGCCACGCCGCGCGGCACCTTCGAGTTGAAGTCCTTCTTCACTGCCGCCATCCAGGGCTCGGACGGGCAGGCGCACTCGGCGGAGGCCGTGCGCCACCGCATCAAGGCGCTGATCGACGCCGAAACCCCGGGCAAGGTTCTTTCGGATGACCGGATTGTGACGATCCTGCGCGGCGAGGGGATCGATATTGCACGCCGGACCGTGGCGAAGTACCGCGAGTCCATGGGCATTCCGTCGTCCAGCCGGCGCAAGCGGGCCAAGGCGGCGGCGTCGTGA
- the hpf gene encoding ribosome hibernation-promoting factor, HPF/YfiA family — protein MHLSVHGRHLDIGDALRTHIEESLSGIFTKYFGDAIEASVTIARDGPMYHARLIAKIGRGLDLAAEARADRPYDAFDGAAEHLAKRLRRHKRRLRDHHKDDGGGPTERARQVVLSGEPEEEAAPDGGDGDGAGPEAADGQPAVVAEMPHDIPTLTVGEAVMRLDLADQGAMMFRNAGHGGFNMVYRRADGHIGWIDPQGNAAA, from the coding sequence ATGCACCTGTCCGTCCACGGCAGGCACCTCGACATCGGCGATGCGCTGCGCACCCATATCGAGGAGAGCCTGAGCGGGATCTTCACGAAGTACTTCGGCGACGCCATCGAGGCCTCGGTGACGATCGCCCGCGACGGCCCGATGTACCACGCGCGGCTGATCGCCAAGATCGGGCGCGGGCTCGACCTGGCGGCCGAGGCGCGCGCCGACCGGCCGTACGACGCCTTCGACGGGGCGGCCGAGCACCTGGCGAAGCGGTTGCGCCGGCACAAGCGGCGGCTGCGCGACCACCACAAGGACGACGGCGGCGGCCCCACGGAACGCGCGCGGCAGGTCGTGCTGTCCGGCGAGCCCGAAGAGGAGGCCGCGCCGGATGGTGGCGACGGCGACGGCGCCGGCCCGGAGGCCGCGGACGGCCAGCCGGCGGTGGTGGCCGAGATGCCGCACGACATCCCCACGCTCACGGTCGGCGAAGCGGTCATGCGCCTGGATCTGGCGGATCAGGGGGCGATGATGTTCCGCAACGCCGGGCACGGCGGGTTCAACATGGTCTACCGTCGCGCCGACGGACACATCGGCTGGATCGACCCGCAGGGCAACGCCGCCGCCTGA
- the ptsN gene encoding PTS IIA-like nitrogen regulatory protein PtsN, translating to MEIADLIGPEAVIPNLRVTSKKQALQELSRRAARLTELPERQIFEVLVERERLGTTGVGNGIAIPHGKLSDLDRLHALFARLENPIDFDAIDEQPVDLICVLLAPEGAGADHLKALARISRLLRDRTVCEKLRGSESADAIYAILTESAASHAA from the coding sequence ATGGAAATTGCGGACCTGATCGGCCCGGAGGCGGTGATCCCCAACCTCCGGGTGACGAGCAAGAAGCAGGCGCTTCAGGAGCTGTCCCGGCGTGCCGCCCGGCTGACGGAGCTGCCCGAACGGCAGATCTTCGAGGTCCTGGTGGAACGGGAACGCCTGGGCACCACGGGTGTGGGCAACGGCATCGCCATTCCCCACGGGAAGCTGAGCGATCTGGACCGCCTGCACGCGCTCTTCGCGCGTCTGGAAAACCCGATCGACTTCGACGCCATCGACGAACAGCCCGTGGACCTGATCTGCGTGCTGCTGGCACCGGAAGGGGCCGGGGCCGATCACCTCAAGGCGCTGGCGCGCATCTCCCGCCTGCTGCGCGACCGCACGGTGTGCGAAAAGCTGCGCGGCAGCGAAAGCGCCGACGCGATCTACGCCATCCTCACGGAATCCGCGGCCAGCCACGCCGCCTAG
- the ltrA gene encoding group II intron reverse transcriptase/maturase, producing MTVARQQAAPAQFRFFDASDMGPARHPEAGNAGSEAGTREAPQAVAARAEPRALPTFVMEEVADPANLNQAYKRVKANKGAAGVDGMPVSALRAWIAEHRDWLVTALLDGTYQPAAIRGVTLPKPGGGTRQLGIPTAVDRLVQQAIVQVLEPKLDPTFSDSSYGFRPGRNAHQAVLAAGDHVAVGATIVVDLDLEKFFDRVNHDVLMARLARHVADRRLLRLVRRFLQAGMLAQGCHTPRYEGTPQGGPLSPLMANLLLDDLDKELERRGHRFCRYADDCNIYVQSQAAGERVMASISAFLERRLRLRVNRAKSAVAPVQHRQFLGYRLHRDGGLGISPEAYRRATARLRAITSRRRGVPLSHVIAEVNAFTTGWVRYFRHARAKQALTALDQWLRRRLRCFRLKQAKTPSGLRSLLTRNGVSRPTARKLAGSGRGWWPLANTPQAAHALSQAWFDQRGLKALVAHYKAVTTTDNRRGTRRVCPVV from the coding sequence ATGACCGTAGCGCGGCAGCAAGCGGCCCCAGCCCAGTTCCGGTTCTTCGATGCGTCGGATATGGGCCCAGCCCGCCACCCCGAGGCCGGCAACGCCGGCAGCGAAGCTGGCACGCGGGAGGCGCCGCAAGCGGTCGCGGCACGGGCCGAGCCCCGAGCCTTGCCGACCTTTGTGATGGAGGAGGTCGCCGACCCGGCGAACCTCAACCAGGCCTACAAGCGGGTGAAGGCGAACAAGGGCGCCGCAGGCGTCGACGGCATGCCCGTCAGCGCGCTCAGGGCCTGGATCGCCGAGCATCGGGACTGGCTGGTCACGGCCCTGTTGGACGGGACGTACCAGCCGGCCGCCATTCGCGGGGTCACGCTCCCGAAACCGGGCGGCGGGACCCGGCAACTGGGCATCCCGACGGCCGTCGACCGCCTGGTTCAACAGGCGATCGTCCAGGTGCTGGAGCCCAAGCTCGACCCGACCTTCTCGGACTCGAGTTACGGGTTCCGGCCCGGGCGCAACGCCCATCAGGCGGTGCTGGCGGCGGGCGATCACGTCGCGGTGGGCGCGACCATCGTCGTGGACCTCGATCTGGAGAAGTTCTTCGACCGGGTGAACCACGACGTGCTGATGGCGCGTCTGGCCCGGCACGTCGCCGACCGGCGCCTGCTGAGACTTGTCCGACGCTTTCTGCAGGCCGGGATGCTGGCCCAGGGCTGTCACACCCCGCGCTACGAGGGGACCCCGCAAGGCGGTCCGCTCTCGCCGCTGATGGCGAATCTCCTGCTCGATGACCTGGACAAGGAGCTTGAGCGGCGGGGCCACCGGTTCTGCCGGTACGCCGACGACTGTAATATCTACGTCCAGTCCCAGGCGGCCGGCGAGCGCGTGATGGCGTCGATTTCGGCGTTCCTGGAGCGCCGGCTCCGGCTCCGGGTCAACCGGGCGAAGAGTGCGGTAGCGCCGGTGCAGCACCGGCAGTTCCTGGGCTATCGCCTGCATCGCGACGGCGGGCTGGGGATCTCCCCGGAGGCCTACCGCCGGGCCACGGCCCGGCTCCGGGCGATCACCAGCCGGCGGCGGGGCGTGCCGCTCAGCCACGTGATCGCGGAGGTGAACGCGTTCACCACGGGCTGGGTGCGATACTTCCGGCACGCTCGGGCCAAGCAAGCCCTGACGGCCCTCGACCAATGGCTCCGCCGGCGCCTGCGGTGTTTCCGGCTGAAGCAGGCCAAAACGCCGTCGGGCCTGCGCAGCCTGCTGACCCGCAATGGCGTATCCCGGCCCACGGCCCGCAAGCTGGCCGGGTCAGGCCGCGGCTGGTGGCCGCTGGCCAACACGCCGCAAGCCGCCCACGCTCTGTCCCAGGCTTGGTTCGACCAGCGCGGCCTCAAGGCCCTGGTCGCCCATTACAAGGCGGTCACCACGACCGATAACCGCCGTGGTACGAGACGCGTATGCCCGGTGGTGTGA
- a CDS encoding M28 family peptidase: MAETQAPWTQPMPEAQFAQMRDILAAPSPIGLEGAMTYGVLKPYFESVARPGWHVHQFTGHAGIVLDSHPGETDRFTVMVVGHADKIRMQVRSIGDDGKIWINSDSFMPTTLIGHEVAIFSENPDAPGDYRRIEGGTVEAVGAIHFADQAVRSGEKGIKKEQLYVELQIHGENKKQQVENLGVRPGDSILLNRPIRHGFSPDTFYGAYLDNGLGCFVTAEAARLTAEAGAPEKVRTLFAIASYEEIGRMGSRVLAGELKPDALIAVDVNHDYAAAPGIGDRKPNPLKMSEGFTLSVGSIASEQLNAVIESEARAHDIPMQRDVCGADTGTDGMAGVLGAVDCAATSIGMPIRNMHTISESGHTGDVLAATHGVAKAIQALDRRDDGNGKLRREFRNNHPRLDRAEPLQHQGGEKPKDESE; encoded by the coding sequence ATGGCCGAGACGCAGGCACCCTGGACGCAGCCCATGCCCGAGGCGCAGTTCGCGCAGATGCGCGACATCCTGGCCGCGCCCAGCCCCATCGGGCTGGAGGGCGCGATGACCTACGGCGTGCTCAAGCCCTACTTCGAGTCCGTCGCCCGCCCCGGCTGGCACGTTCACCAGTTCACGGGTCACGCCGGCATCGTGTTGGACAGCCATCCGGGCGAGACGGACCGCTTCACCGTCATGGTCGTCGGCCACGCCGACAAGATCCGCATGCAGGTCCGCAGCATCGGCGACGACGGCAAGATCTGGATCAACAGCGATTCCTTCATGCCGACGACCCTGATCGGGCACGAGGTCGCGATCTTCAGCGAGAACCCGGACGCCCCCGGCGACTACCGCCGCATCGAGGGCGGCACCGTCGAGGCCGTGGGCGCCATCCACTTCGCCGACCAGGCCGTGCGCAGCGGCGAGAAGGGCATCAAGAAGGAACAGCTCTACGTCGAGCTGCAGATCCACGGCGAGAACAAGAAGCAGCAGGTCGAAAACCTGGGCGTGCGCCCCGGCGATTCCATCCTGCTCAACCGCCCCATCCGCCACGGCTTCAGCCCCGACACCTTCTACGGCGCCTACCTGGACAACGGCCTGGGCTGCTTCGTCACCGCCGAGGCCGCGCGCCTCACCGCCGAGGCCGGCGCGCCGGAGAAGGTGCGCACCCTCTTCGCCATCGCCAGCTACGAGGAAATCGGCCGCATGGGCAGCCGCGTGCTGGCCGGTGAGCTGAAGCCGGACGCGCTGATCGCCGTGGACGTCAACCACGACTACGCCGCCGCCCCCGGCATCGGCGACCGCAAGCCCAACCCGCTCAAGATGAGCGAGGGCTTCACGCTGTCCGTCGGCTCCATCGCCAGCGAGCAGCTCAACGCCGTGATCGAGAGCGAGGCGCGCGCCCACGACATCCCCATGCAGCGCGACGTCTGCGGCGCCGACACCGGCACCGACGGCATGGCCGGCGTGCTGGGCGCGGTCGACTGCGCCGCGACCTCGATCGGCATGCCCATCCGCAACATGCACACCATCTCGGAATCCGGGCACACCGGCGACGTGCTGGCGGCCACCCACGGCGTCGCCAAGGCCATTCAGGCCCTCGACCGCCGCGACGACGGCAACGGCAAGCTGCGCCGCGAGTTCCGGAACAACCACCCGCGCCTCGACCGGGCCGAACCGCTCCAGCACCAGGGCGGCGAGAAGCCCAAGGACGAGTCCGAGTAA